The following coding sequences are from one Gadus morhua chromosome 10, gadMor3.0, whole genome shotgun sequence window:
- the ganabb gene encoding neutral alpha-glucosidase AB isoform X3: protein MLSGLYRSFVSASWKKMMAPVVMLWLALCLSGTLAVDRGNFKTCDQSAFCKRQRALQPGQSPYRALLDTMELTHTKLTLQLINDNNKVRLLLELYRLQGNMTRVKINELKPLKPRYEVPDVLVQQPLTEPLSLLSQDENGVVLSLGGEAQRVILSARPFRLDIMEGHELLMSLNSRGLLAFEHLRTRKDTFSYKVTSTVASVWDSIKWVFSSSQSDSEAEKPQGTDPADQAEQPKADDKVEEEKDEEGMWEETFKSHTDTKPNGPSAVSLDFSLPGVEHVYGIPEHAETLKLKTTDGGDPYRLYNLDVFQYELFNPMALYGAVPVMLAHNAQRTTGIFWLNAAETWVDISSNTAGKTVFGKMLDYVQGSNETPQTDVRWISESGIIDVFIMLGPTPYDVFSQYASLTGTQAFPPLAGLAYHQCRWNYNDQEDVQAVDAGFDQHDIPYDFIWLDIEHTDGKRYFTWDPHKFATPKDMLQGLLEKKRKMVAIVDPHIKIDSEYKIHTEIRSQGFYIKNKDGGDYEGWCWPGNAGYPDFTKPEMRAWWASMFAYDQYEGSMENLYTWNDMNEPSVFNGPEVTMHKDAVHGPWEHRDVHNLYGFYVQAATAEGLIQRSGGVERPFVLTRAFFAGSQRYGAVWTGDNAAEWDHLKISIPMCLSLSLVGISLCGADVGGFFKTPNSELLVRWYQTGAYQPFFRAHAHLDTPRREPWLFGPDNTALIREAVRQRYALLPYWYQLFYHAHRTGHPVMRPLWVEYPQDAATFAMDDQFLLGRDLLVHPVTEEGARGVTAYLPGKGEVWFDVHTFQKHNGAQDLYIPVTMSSIPVFQRGGSIIPRKLRVRRSSACMEHDPYTLFVALSQRRKAEGELYLDDGHTFNFDTKGEFIHRKLSFSNNILSSSNLAPAAHLSTMSWIERILILGASKPSKVTLKTAGGQDSQLEFEFDASMSVLTIRKPGMNVGEDWSVVLK, encoded by the exons ATGCTTTCTGGATTATATCGCTCTTTCGTCTCAGCATCGTGGAAAAAAAT GATGGCGCCGGTTGTGATGCTGTGGCTGGCGCTGTGCCTCAGTGGCACCTTGGCTGTGGACCGGGGAAACTTCAAGACCTGCGACCAGAGTGCCTTTTGCAA GCGTCAGAGGGCACTGCAGCCAGGCCAATCTCCCTACCGGGCTCTTTTGGACACCATGGAGCTGACTCACACCAAGCTCACCTTGCAGCTCATCAATGACAACAACAAG GTGCGCCTGCTGTTGGAGCTCTACCGTCTCCAGGGGAACATGACCAGGGTGAAGATTAATGAGCTCAAACCCCTGAAGCCTCGCTACGAGGTCCCTGATGTCCTGGTCCAGCAGCCCCTCACTGAGCC ccTGTCTCTCCTGTCCCAGGACGAGAACGGCGTGGTCCTCTCCCTGGGGGGCGAGGCCCAGCGGGTCATCCTCAGTGCCCGGCCCTTCCGCCTGGACATCATGGAGGGCCACGAGCTGCTGATGTCCCTGAACTCCCGCGGCCTGCTGGCCTTCGAGCACCTGAGGACGCGCAAGGACAC TTTCTCCTATAAAGTAACTAGCACAGTGGCTAGCGTGTGGGATAGTATCAAGTGGGTATTCTCTAG CAGTCAGTCAGACTCCGAGGCAGAGAAACCCCAGGGCACGGATCCGGCGGACCAGGCTGAGCAG CCCAAGGCCGACgacaaggtggaggaggagaaggatgaggaggggatGTGGGAGGAGACGTTCAAGTCCCACACGGACACCAAACCCAACG GTCCCTCTGCCGTCAGTCTGGACTTCTCTCTGCCAGGAGTTGAGCACGTGTACGGCATCCCAGAACACGCCGAGACTCTTAAACTCAAAACCACAGA TGGAGGGGACCCCTATCGGCTGTACAACCTGGATGTGTTCCAGTACGAGCTGTTCAACCCCATGGCCCTGTACGGGGCCGTGCCCGTCATGCTGGCCCACAACGCCCAGAGGACCACTGGCATCTTCTGGCTGAATGCTGCCGAGACCTGGGTGGATATCAGCTCCAACACCGCTGGCAAG ACGGTCTTCGGGAAGATGCTGGACTACGTTCAGGGCTCCAACGAGACGCCCCAGACCGATGTGCGCTGGATCTCAGAGAGCGGCATCATCGACGTGTTCATCATGCTGGGCCCGACGCCCTACGACGTCTTCTCCCAGTACGCCTCCCTCAcag GCACCCAGGCCTTCCCGCCCCTGGCCGGCCTGGCGTACCACCAGTGCCGCTGGAACTACAACGACCAGGAGGACGTGCAGGCGGTGGACGCCGGCTTCGACCAGCACGACATCCCCTACGACTTCATCTGGCTGGACATCGAGCACACCGACGGCAAGCGCTACTTCACCTGGGACCCGCACAAGTTCGCCACGCCCAAGGACATGCTGCAGGGCCTGCTGGAGAAGAAGCGCAAG ATGGTGGCCATCGTGGACCCTCACATCAAGATAGACAGCGAGTACAAGATCCATACGGAGATCCGCTCCCAAGGCTTCTACATCAAAAACAAAGACGGAGGCGACTACGAGGGCTGGTGCTGGCCCG gtaatGCCGGCTACCCAGACTTCACCAAGCCGGAGATGAGGGCGTGGTGGGCCAGCATGTTTGCCTACGATCAGTACGAG GGCTCCATGGAGAACCTGTACACCTGGAACGACATGAACGAGCCGTCGGTCTTCAACGGGCCCGAGGTCACCATGCACAAGGACGCGGTGCACGGGCCCTGGGAGCACCGCGACGTGCACAACCTCTACGGCTTCTATGTG CAAGCGGCCACGGCCGAGGGCCTCATCCAGCGGTCCGGGGGCGTGGAGCGGCCCTTCGTCCTGACCAGGGCCTTCTTCGCTGGGTCCCAGCGCTACG GCGCTGTGTGGACCGGGGACAACGCGGCAGAGTGGGACCACCTGAAGATCTCCATCCCTATGTGCCTGAGCCTCAGCCTGGTGGGCATCTCCCTCTGTGGAG CCGACGTGGGGGGCTTCTTCAAGACCCCCAACAGCGAGCTGCTGGTGCGCTGGTACCAGACGGGGGCCTACCAGCCCTTCTTCCGGGCCCACGCCCACCTGGACACGCCCCGCCGCGAGCCCTGGCTCTTCGGCCCCGACAACACGGCGCTGATCCGCGAGGCGGTGCGCCAGCGCTACGCCCTGCTGCCCTACTGGTACCAGCTCTTCTACCACGCCCACCGCACCGGCCACCCCGTCATGAG ACCGCTGTGGGTGGAGTACCCTCAGGACGCCGCAACCTTCGCCATGGACGACCAGTTTCTGCTCG GGCGGGACCTGCTGGTTCATCCCGTCACCGAGGAGGGGGCCAGGGGCGTCACCGCCTACCTGCCCGGCAAAGGAGAG GTCTGGTTTGACGTCCACACCTTCCAGAAGCACAACGGCGCCCAGGACCTCTACATCCCCGTCACCATGAGCTCC ATCCCGGTGTTCCAGCGTGGCGGCTCCATTATCCCCAGGAAGCTGCGTGTTCGCCGGTCCTCCGCCTGCATGGAGCACGACCCCTACACCCTCTTCGTGGCCCTCAGCCAGCGG CGCAAGGCGGAAGGCGAGCTGTACCTGGACGACGGACACACCTTCAACTTTGACACCAAGGGAGAGTTCATCCACAGGAAGCTGTCCTTCTCCAACAACATCCTGTCCTCCAG taaCTTGGCCCCGGCTGCACATCTGTCTACCATGTCCTGGATTGAGAGGATCCTCATACTGGGGGCCAGTAAGCCCAGCAAGGTCACCCTGAAGACGGCCG GCGGCCAGGACAGCCAGCTGGAGTTTGAGTTTGACGCGTCCATGTCGGTGCTGACGATCCGGAAGCCCGGCATGAACGTCGGAGAGGACTGGAGCGTGGTGCTGAAGTAA
- the ganabb gene encoding neutral alpha-glucosidase AB isoform X4, with amino-acid sequence MSLCAREEVGGATRSVTKMAPFVQRMAPVVMLWLALCLSGTLAVDRGNFKTCDQSAFCKRQRALQPGQSPYRALLDTMELTHTKLTLQLINDNNKVRLLLELYRLQGNMTRVKINELKPLKPRYEVPDVLVQQPLTEPLSLLSQDENGVVLSLGGEAQRVILSARPFRLDIMEGHELLMSLNSRGLLAFEHLRTRKDTSQSDSEAEKPQGTDPADQAEQPKADDKVEEEKDEEGMWEETFKSHTDTKPNGPSAVSLDFSLPGVEHVYGIPEHAETLKLKTTDGGDPYRLYNLDVFQYELFNPMALYGAVPVMLAHNAQRTTGIFWLNAAETWVDISSNTAGKTVFGKMLDYVQGSNETPQTDVRWISESGIIDVFIMLGPTPYDVFSQYASLTGTQAFPPLAGLAYHQCRWNYNDQEDVQAVDAGFDQHDIPYDFIWLDIEHTDGKRYFTWDPHKFATPKDMLQGLLEKKRKMVAIVDPHIKIDSEYKIHTEIRSQGFYIKNKDGGDYEGWCWPGNAGYPDFTKPEMRAWWASMFAYDQYEGSMENLYTWNDMNEPSVFNGPEVTMHKDAVHGPWEHRDVHNLYGFYVQAATAEGLIQRSGGVERPFVLTRAFFAGSQRYGAVWTGDNAAEWDHLKISIPMCLSLSLVGISLCGADVGGFFKTPNSELLVRWYQTGAYQPFFRAHAHLDTPRREPWLFGPDNTALIREAVRQRYALLPYWYQLFYHAHRTGHPVMRPLWVEYPQDAATFAMDDQFLLGRDLLVHPVTEEGARGVTAYLPGKGEVWFDVHTFQKHNGAQDLYIPVTMSSIPVFQRGGSIIPRKLRVRRSSACMEHDPYTLFVALSQRRKAEGELYLDDGHTFNFDTKGEFIHRKLSFSNNILSSSNLAPAAHLSTMSWIERILILGASKPSKVTLKTAGGQDSQLEFEFDASMSVLTIRKPGMNVGEDWSVVLK; translated from the exons ATGAG TCTTTGCGCCAGGGAGGAAGTGGGCGGAGCTACAAGGAGCGTTACCAAGATGGCCCCCTTCGTTCAAAG GATGGCGCCGGTTGTGATGCTGTGGCTGGCGCTGTGCCTCAGTGGCACCTTGGCTGTGGACCGGGGAAACTTCAAGACCTGCGACCAGAGTGCCTTTTGCAA GCGTCAGAGGGCACTGCAGCCAGGCCAATCTCCCTACCGGGCTCTTTTGGACACCATGGAGCTGACTCACACCAAGCTCACCTTGCAGCTCATCAATGACAACAACAAG GTGCGCCTGCTGTTGGAGCTCTACCGTCTCCAGGGGAACATGACCAGGGTGAAGATTAATGAGCTCAAACCCCTGAAGCCTCGCTACGAGGTCCCTGATGTCCTGGTCCAGCAGCCCCTCACTGAGCC ccTGTCTCTCCTGTCCCAGGACGAGAACGGCGTGGTCCTCTCCCTGGGGGGCGAGGCCCAGCGGGTCATCCTCAGTGCCCGGCCCTTCCGCCTGGACATCATGGAGGGCCACGAGCTGCTGATGTCCCTGAACTCCCGCGGCCTGCTGGCCTTCGAGCACCTGAGGACGCGCAAGGACAC CAGTCAGTCAGACTCCGAGGCAGAGAAACCCCAGGGCACGGATCCGGCGGACCAGGCTGAGCAG CCCAAGGCCGACgacaaggtggaggaggagaaggatgaggaggggatGTGGGAGGAGACGTTCAAGTCCCACACGGACACCAAACCCAACG GTCCCTCTGCCGTCAGTCTGGACTTCTCTCTGCCAGGAGTTGAGCACGTGTACGGCATCCCAGAACACGCCGAGACTCTTAAACTCAAAACCACAGA TGGAGGGGACCCCTATCGGCTGTACAACCTGGATGTGTTCCAGTACGAGCTGTTCAACCCCATGGCCCTGTACGGGGCCGTGCCCGTCATGCTGGCCCACAACGCCCAGAGGACCACTGGCATCTTCTGGCTGAATGCTGCCGAGACCTGGGTGGATATCAGCTCCAACACCGCTGGCAAG ACGGTCTTCGGGAAGATGCTGGACTACGTTCAGGGCTCCAACGAGACGCCCCAGACCGATGTGCGCTGGATCTCAGAGAGCGGCATCATCGACGTGTTCATCATGCTGGGCCCGACGCCCTACGACGTCTTCTCCCAGTACGCCTCCCTCAcag GCACCCAGGCCTTCCCGCCCCTGGCCGGCCTGGCGTACCACCAGTGCCGCTGGAACTACAACGACCAGGAGGACGTGCAGGCGGTGGACGCCGGCTTCGACCAGCACGACATCCCCTACGACTTCATCTGGCTGGACATCGAGCACACCGACGGCAAGCGCTACTTCACCTGGGACCCGCACAAGTTCGCCACGCCCAAGGACATGCTGCAGGGCCTGCTGGAGAAGAAGCGCAAG ATGGTGGCCATCGTGGACCCTCACATCAAGATAGACAGCGAGTACAAGATCCATACGGAGATCCGCTCCCAAGGCTTCTACATCAAAAACAAAGACGGAGGCGACTACGAGGGCTGGTGCTGGCCCG gtaatGCCGGCTACCCAGACTTCACCAAGCCGGAGATGAGGGCGTGGTGGGCCAGCATGTTTGCCTACGATCAGTACGAG GGCTCCATGGAGAACCTGTACACCTGGAACGACATGAACGAGCCGTCGGTCTTCAACGGGCCCGAGGTCACCATGCACAAGGACGCGGTGCACGGGCCCTGGGAGCACCGCGACGTGCACAACCTCTACGGCTTCTATGTG CAAGCGGCCACGGCCGAGGGCCTCATCCAGCGGTCCGGGGGCGTGGAGCGGCCCTTCGTCCTGACCAGGGCCTTCTTCGCTGGGTCCCAGCGCTACG GCGCTGTGTGGACCGGGGACAACGCGGCAGAGTGGGACCACCTGAAGATCTCCATCCCTATGTGCCTGAGCCTCAGCCTGGTGGGCATCTCCCTCTGTGGAG CCGACGTGGGGGGCTTCTTCAAGACCCCCAACAGCGAGCTGCTGGTGCGCTGGTACCAGACGGGGGCCTACCAGCCCTTCTTCCGGGCCCACGCCCACCTGGACACGCCCCGCCGCGAGCCCTGGCTCTTCGGCCCCGACAACACGGCGCTGATCCGCGAGGCGGTGCGCCAGCGCTACGCCCTGCTGCCCTACTGGTACCAGCTCTTCTACCACGCCCACCGCACCGGCCACCCCGTCATGAG ACCGCTGTGGGTGGAGTACCCTCAGGACGCCGCAACCTTCGCCATGGACGACCAGTTTCTGCTCG GGCGGGACCTGCTGGTTCATCCCGTCACCGAGGAGGGGGCCAGGGGCGTCACCGCCTACCTGCCCGGCAAAGGAGAG GTCTGGTTTGACGTCCACACCTTCCAGAAGCACAACGGCGCCCAGGACCTCTACATCCCCGTCACCATGAGCTCC ATCCCGGTGTTCCAGCGTGGCGGCTCCATTATCCCCAGGAAGCTGCGTGTTCGCCGGTCCTCCGCCTGCATGGAGCACGACCCCTACACCCTCTTCGTGGCCCTCAGCCAGCGG CGCAAGGCGGAAGGCGAGCTGTACCTGGACGACGGACACACCTTCAACTTTGACACCAAGGGAGAGTTCATCCACAGGAAGCTGTCCTTCTCCAACAACATCCTGTCCTCCAG taaCTTGGCCCCGGCTGCACATCTGTCTACCATGTCCTGGATTGAGAGGATCCTCATACTGGGGGCCAGTAAGCCCAGCAAGGTCACCCTGAAGACGGCCG GCGGCCAGGACAGCCAGCTGGAGTTTGAGTTTGACGCGTCCATGTCGGTGCTGACGATCCGGAAGCCCGGCATGAACGTCGGAGAGGACTGGAGCGTGGTGCTGAAGTAA
- the ganabb gene encoding neutral alpha-glucosidase AB isoform X6: MAPVVMLWLALCLSGTLAVDRGNFKTCDQSAFCKRQRALQPGQSPYRALLDTMELTHTKLTLQLINDNNKVRLLLELYRLQGNMTRVKINELKPLKPRYEVPDVLVQQPLTEPLSLLSQDENGVVLSLGGEAQRVILSARPFRLDIMEGHELLMSLNSRGLLAFEHLRTRKDTFSYKVTSTVASVWDSIKWVFSSSQSDSEAEKPQGTDPADQAEQPKADDKVEEEKDEEGMWEETFKSHTDTKPNGPSAVSLDFSLPGVEHVYGIPEHAETLKLKTTDGGDPYRLYNLDVFQYELFNPMALYGAVPVMLAHNAQRTTGIFWLNAAETWVDISSNTAGKTVFGKMLDYVQGSNETPQTDVRWISESGIIDVFIMLGPTPYDVFSQYASLTGTQAFPPLAGLAYHQCRWNYNDQEDVQAVDAGFDQHDIPYDFIWLDIEHTDGKRYFTWDPHKFATPKDMLQGLLEKKRKMVAIVDPHIKIDSEYKIHTEIRSQGFYIKNKDGGDYEGWCWPGNAGYPDFTKPEMRAWWASMFAYDQYEGSMENLYTWNDMNEPSVFNGPEVTMHKDAVHGPWEHRDVHNLYGFYVQAATAEGLIQRSGGVERPFVLTRAFFAGSQRYGAVWTGDNAAEWDHLKISIPMCLSLSLVGISLCGADVGGFFKTPNSELLVRWYQTGAYQPFFRAHAHLDTPRREPWLFGPDNTALIREAVRQRYALLPYWYQLFYHAHRTGHPVMRPLWVEYPQDAATFAMDDQFLLGRDLLVHPVTEEGARGVTAYLPGKGEVWFDVHTFQKHNGAQDLYIPVTMSSIPVFQRGGSIIPRKLRVRRSSACMEHDPYTLFVALSQRRKAEGELYLDDGHTFNFDTKGEFIHRKLSFSNNILSSSNLAPAAHLSTMSWIERILILGASKPSKVTLKTAGGQDSQLEFEFDASMSVLTIRKPGMNVGEDWSVVLK, encoded by the exons ATGGCGCCGGTTGTGATGCTGTGGCTGGCGCTGTGCCTCAGTGGCACCTTGGCTGTGGACCGGGGAAACTTCAAGACCTGCGACCAGAGTGCCTTTTGCAA GCGTCAGAGGGCACTGCAGCCAGGCCAATCTCCCTACCGGGCTCTTTTGGACACCATGGAGCTGACTCACACCAAGCTCACCTTGCAGCTCATCAATGACAACAACAAG GTGCGCCTGCTGTTGGAGCTCTACCGTCTCCAGGGGAACATGACCAGGGTGAAGATTAATGAGCTCAAACCCCTGAAGCCTCGCTACGAGGTCCCTGATGTCCTGGTCCAGCAGCCCCTCACTGAGCC ccTGTCTCTCCTGTCCCAGGACGAGAACGGCGTGGTCCTCTCCCTGGGGGGCGAGGCCCAGCGGGTCATCCTCAGTGCCCGGCCCTTCCGCCTGGACATCATGGAGGGCCACGAGCTGCTGATGTCCCTGAACTCCCGCGGCCTGCTGGCCTTCGAGCACCTGAGGACGCGCAAGGACAC TTTCTCCTATAAAGTAACTAGCACAGTGGCTAGCGTGTGGGATAGTATCAAGTGGGTATTCTCTAG CAGTCAGTCAGACTCCGAGGCAGAGAAACCCCAGGGCACGGATCCGGCGGACCAGGCTGAGCAG CCCAAGGCCGACgacaaggtggaggaggagaaggatgaggaggggatGTGGGAGGAGACGTTCAAGTCCCACACGGACACCAAACCCAACG GTCCCTCTGCCGTCAGTCTGGACTTCTCTCTGCCAGGAGTTGAGCACGTGTACGGCATCCCAGAACACGCCGAGACTCTTAAACTCAAAACCACAGA TGGAGGGGACCCCTATCGGCTGTACAACCTGGATGTGTTCCAGTACGAGCTGTTCAACCCCATGGCCCTGTACGGGGCCGTGCCCGTCATGCTGGCCCACAACGCCCAGAGGACCACTGGCATCTTCTGGCTGAATGCTGCCGAGACCTGGGTGGATATCAGCTCCAACACCGCTGGCAAG ACGGTCTTCGGGAAGATGCTGGACTACGTTCAGGGCTCCAACGAGACGCCCCAGACCGATGTGCGCTGGATCTCAGAGAGCGGCATCATCGACGTGTTCATCATGCTGGGCCCGACGCCCTACGACGTCTTCTCCCAGTACGCCTCCCTCAcag GCACCCAGGCCTTCCCGCCCCTGGCCGGCCTGGCGTACCACCAGTGCCGCTGGAACTACAACGACCAGGAGGACGTGCAGGCGGTGGACGCCGGCTTCGACCAGCACGACATCCCCTACGACTTCATCTGGCTGGACATCGAGCACACCGACGGCAAGCGCTACTTCACCTGGGACCCGCACAAGTTCGCCACGCCCAAGGACATGCTGCAGGGCCTGCTGGAGAAGAAGCGCAAG ATGGTGGCCATCGTGGACCCTCACATCAAGATAGACAGCGAGTACAAGATCCATACGGAGATCCGCTCCCAAGGCTTCTACATCAAAAACAAAGACGGAGGCGACTACGAGGGCTGGTGCTGGCCCG gtaatGCCGGCTACCCAGACTTCACCAAGCCGGAGATGAGGGCGTGGTGGGCCAGCATGTTTGCCTACGATCAGTACGAG GGCTCCATGGAGAACCTGTACACCTGGAACGACATGAACGAGCCGTCGGTCTTCAACGGGCCCGAGGTCACCATGCACAAGGACGCGGTGCACGGGCCCTGGGAGCACCGCGACGTGCACAACCTCTACGGCTTCTATGTG CAAGCGGCCACGGCCGAGGGCCTCATCCAGCGGTCCGGGGGCGTGGAGCGGCCCTTCGTCCTGACCAGGGCCTTCTTCGCTGGGTCCCAGCGCTACG GCGCTGTGTGGACCGGGGACAACGCGGCAGAGTGGGACCACCTGAAGATCTCCATCCCTATGTGCCTGAGCCTCAGCCTGGTGGGCATCTCCCTCTGTGGAG CCGACGTGGGGGGCTTCTTCAAGACCCCCAACAGCGAGCTGCTGGTGCGCTGGTACCAGACGGGGGCCTACCAGCCCTTCTTCCGGGCCCACGCCCACCTGGACACGCCCCGCCGCGAGCCCTGGCTCTTCGGCCCCGACAACACGGCGCTGATCCGCGAGGCGGTGCGCCAGCGCTACGCCCTGCTGCCCTACTGGTACCAGCTCTTCTACCACGCCCACCGCACCGGCCACCCCGTCATGAG ACCGCTGTGGGTGGAGTACCCTCAGGACGCCGCAACCTTCGCCATGGACGACCAGTTTCTGCTCG GGCGGGACCTGCTGGTTCATCCCGTCACCGAGGAGGGGGCCAGGGGCGTCACCGCCTACCTGCCCGGCAAAGGAGAG GTCTGGTTTGACGTCCACACCTTCCAGAAGCACAACGGCGCCCAGGACCTCTACATCCCCGTCACCATGAGCTCC ATCCCGGTGTTCCAGCGTGGCGGCTCCATTATCCCCAGGAAGCTGCGTGTTCGCCGGTCCTCCGCCTGCATGGAGCACGACCCCTACACCCTCTTCGTGGCCCTCAGCCAGCGG CGCAAGGCGGAAGGCGAGCTGTACCTGGACGACGGACACACCTTCAACTTTGACACCAAGGGAGAGTTCATCCACAGGAAGCTGTCCTTCTCCAACAACATCCTGTCCTCCAG taaCTTGGCCCCGGCTGCACATCTGTCTACCATGTCCTGGATTGAGAGGATCCTCATACTGGGGGCCAGTAAGCCCAGCAAGGTCACCCTGAAGACGGCCG GCGGCCAGGACAGCCAGCTGGAGTTTGAGTTTGACGCGTCCATGTCGGTGCTGACGATCCGGAAGCCCGGCATGAACGTCGGAGAGGACTGGAGCGTGGTGCTGAAGTAA